The sequence CGGCAGTCGAAGCGTCGGTGCCGTGCGGGCGGTCGCCGCACAGGCGGCAGCCGACCCGTCGCGTCAACGCAGCCGACCCGAGGCGGAAGGCTGGCGGCAGGCGCCCAGTCGCCGCACGCGCGGCAGTGGACGGCGCGGACTACGAGGCTAGCATGCTGGCGGCAGGCGCCCGGTCGCCCGCACGCGCGGCAGTGGAGGGCGCGGGCGGCAGGAGATCCGCCGCGAGCAGTCGGCGCCTGCATGCGCGCCGCCATAACTGCAAAGCAGTTAATGCACGACGGCACGGACGTCCGCGCCACATCCACACGTACGCCCCACCGGTCAGCGcggacttttttttaaaaaaaatcacgccCTCACGGCTGCCAACTGCACGGCTCGGCTCGCGCCCTCACGATTGCCAAGCAGCTCGGCTCGTCCCGCAGCCGCGTATAGACGGGCGCGCGGGGGTATCGCCGCGGACGCGCGGGGGCAACGCGGGGGCAATTTTTTTTACTTAAGACGATCGTGCCCCTGGCAGCGAAAGGGTATGGGTGAATCTCAGCCCTTGATGTGTTTaaggggggtgtaccgaagcagaagtgaaTAGGTAATCGTTGGCTCTCTGATGTAAATGAAGTAAATATATTTTGAACTAATGTGCTTGCGCTCATTTTACTGTACATTTCATATCTTCCAGTTGAATTGCTTTGCTCTAGTTTTTATATCTGTCGATGATCTTACCATTGCAAATTACTTTGATTGCCTGTCTGGACCGAAGCTTCCATTCAACACAACGAGAAATAAGCTCCCTCTTCTGAAAGCCTTGAGTAGAGTGCTGGCAGAATTGAACAAAATAACTATATTTGCCACTAGGTAGCAATGGATCCCTTCTCCATTCTTTGCCGCATTGTGCTTTTGTCTTTTCTGCCATGTTCAAGGAACATCTCTTCTCTTTTTATTGTTTATTTGATGTTATGTTTTAACCCAGTATCAGTTGATGGAACCTTGAAACAGTCTTGGGACATGTTATTCCTGTGAATGGGAAGTCATCTATTTCCTGATGATGCACATTGTGTTCACTGCATATGTTTGTGCTATCTATGGAGTACCGGGTGATGATTAGCTACATGTTGTGTCAGATTGTGAAGTGATGAAATTTTATGTGGCTTAACTTGGGCCTAATGGTCCTTCTCTGGTAGCTACAAGCATTGACCAGGGGATCAATTATTGGGCCAGGAATCAGTTTTCACGCATTGATAGGAACCTAAGACTATTCCAGTTTAAAGTCCATGGAGCCTATTATTTTGAGTTGATTTGGTACTGGGAAAAGTATGGCGATGATTCTAAATTTAAGACTTGTTTCTCAAAACATTCACAGTTGCCGCCTACCAGCTTTCGCCTTGCCAGGCTTGAGAGCTGATGCTGCTAATTCCTTGGATGTCTGGGCATTGTTATTTTTCCTGGTCAACATTGTGTTTCTCAATGAGCTTCATCACTCTAAACATAGTATGTTCAATATGCTCCTGCATCACAAAGGCTTGTTTCTCTGAACATTCACAGTTGCCGCCTAAGAGCTTTCGCCCAGCCAGGCTTGAGACTAATGTtgtttgtgtgtttgttcatatttgTCCGGTGATGAAGAACATGTTAACAATACCAACTTTTGGGACTTATTGGTCGCTATGCGTCCATGCTACCATTCTGCAATTTCTGAAGCCAAATTGAACAGCTTCCGATCGTCGCAGTTTTTGCATCTTCTGGATACACAATCCTTGGATATCTCGTCCTTTTTGTTCTTGATACTGTTGTTTACCAAGTGTTAGTTCGTGTGTCTCCCATTCTCAAATGTTTTGTTTTGTCGGCACTTGCACAATCCCGGGTTCTTTCATACGAATTGGTCAATTCCACAATTCATGCTCTTGCTCTGTCTACCTAGTTTTGTATCAACAGTCTGAAGAGCACTTATTTTGTTTGTTCTTTGTTTTCTTTATAGGAATCACTTGTATTCCACTTAAACCTGGTGCACCAACTCTGTGTCAACCAGAAGCGAAACGAAGTCTGTGGCTTCGTTTTGGTGTGACTCAAATCATGTGACTTGCCCCTTGATGAGCCGATCCTTTCTCCGTGGCTCAATTCTCCAAAGGATGGGGAACTTTAGTTGCTTTGTCTACCGTAGATTCTAATTTTCTGTGGTCGGAATGCTCCTGTGTAATCGTTCTGAAGCTGAAATGCTATATTTGCTTTGTTGATTATGTGTTCAAATATGATTTGTTCTATAGTACTATAGCTGATTGAAGTGCTTTGCATCAACCCGTCTGTGTTAAATTCTTGTCTGCGTTCGGAGTGTGTAGGTTCACTGAAAAGGAACATAAAATGTTGTGCCTGAGTAGGACTGTCGCTGCATGGCGGTCGATGCTCCTAGTTCTGTATGGATGCTAAATTTGCCATTATAGTGAACACAAACTGATGCATTTCCTATCAAGTTTCCGTCTCAATGAGAAGGAAAGTATTTTCTGGCAAGGGCACGAAAGTTCCTTGGATTTTATACAATCCAACAAATGACATTACACAGAACAACCTGGACAGAACACAGCTCATGTACTTGTACAGCACCACTAGATTGTTTCGTTGACTCAAAGGTACATGAGGAAAAAATTAGTCAAATACTACTACAAAGGATGGTACGGTTGCACAGCTGCACAACTCATTTAATTTTATGGCAGCGGCTGCATAGCTTCTTAACATTTAACTTGGCTGTGGATGGAACTTTCTCCGCAACATATTTTTCAATAGCCCATAGCCCTTTGTGGGCGTGCGTGATCATACTCCTGCCTATCGGGCGGCATTCACCAGAAGATCCCTTGACACAACATCCATCAGTGTCTTCCCGGTTATCGTATACAGTGTCCAACATAAGGCACTCGAGTGAAGTTGCATTCTCAAGAATATGGCAGGTTAGTTCGACCATGCTCTTTGCAGAGCAGAAGCCCATTATACTGACATTCTTCATGTTGCGATACTGATGTCCTGGTATCCGTCTCATGCTTGAGTCTCCAGCAGAAATCAATTCATGCTTTACTCGGGTCTGTAATACCTGCATCCATAGGAACACAACACACGCTAGAGTTAAATGGTTCGACAGCATGCAGAGACTAGATATCATAGTTGAAAGCAcgccctctgttcctaaatataagacgttttggcagtttaaaTTAAACTGCCAAAACGCCTTACATTTAGTAACATAAGTAGTAGAGGAGAAGTGACTTACACCCAAGATAAAGTTCTCCAGGACAGGACAAGCATCCAGAAAATAAGCTAGAGAAAAATAATCATAGGCTGGCGAAAATCCCCCCAGCTGTCCATCATCAAGAAAGATCTGCAGGTTCTTAAGGTACAGGAGTTTGACAGCTAAGAGTGGCGTACTGAACATCTGCATATAGATGAATAGGTCTAGGTTAAATATTTCTTCCCTTAAAAAGGTTAAACATATTCCATGACACGACTACTGCTATATGAATAGTGCCTGCATCTGACAATCAAATGTACTGCTAGCCATCCTTCCAAAACAATAAAGGAAAAACTGAAGTTTGAGAATATACCTCTTCAGCCGAACATACGCTGAGGAATTCAAGATTTGGCATAATGAATGGAAGCCTGGAACGAGCATAATGAACAAGGTTAGATTCATCGACATGCAGCATTTGTAGTTCTTTCACTTGCAATAAATCTCCAACTGCAAGTTTCTCTAGGGCGCCATCAATGTGAACAGCGCAAACATTTGGAGCTTTATTCTCTATCACTTCCAGAGCTGTGCAACGAAACACTGTCAGGCAGTTGAGCCGATGTAGCAGGGAAGGTATCTTGAGGCAGATGATCTTGTCACAACAATTCAGATTCAGCTTTTCCATAGCAAGAGAGTTGGAAAGAAGGTGTCCTAACTCATCTCCCGTAATGTGCACCTGATACAGTTGCAGCCTTGTCAAGCAACCAAGTCCAGCTGTGGGATGGAAAGCACAACGGTCGAGGTTAAGATGTCGAATCGAGTTTCCACTCCCATTGAGTAAAACTGAGCATGGGAAGTCGTAATTAACTGTGTTGCATCCTGCAGGCATTGAAAGTAtgacttcttcaatcccaggaGTAACAGCAATCTCAAGCCACCTGTTGAGGTAACTGCTGTAAAAAAAAGAACCACAGTAGTGAAGCTTGAATGTCTTCACACCGCCCGAGTGTTTTTTCATAATGTGGTCAACTCTGTTGGTGAAAATCCGCCCCAGTTCCTCTCTTCGACATGCATTTCCAATCAGGCCAAGTGTTTCACTATTTAGGGTGAGGTGGGGATGGCATCTCCAGGAGCTCCGAAATGTTTGAGACACACAGCCAGCTCGAGCAGCATCAGTCAGTGGCAGCAGGGACAGTATATCATGCCAGATGTCCTGCAAACACAAGAATAGGAGAAAAGTTAACACTGGAATTGAATAGGCAAGTGGATCCTTTAACCAGGGGGAAATAGGACCATATGCAGTAGTATCACGCGCCAGGTGCTCTGTGAAACGTCTGCTGTATTACAGTGTTAAATAGCAAAACAGAATGCGATTGTGGTGGGTAAATTAAGCATTACATCAAGAAATGGTTTTCTTGACAGTGTCATTAGTGGCCTTCCTAAAATGTGGCCTGTTTTATTCACTAAACAGCGGTATTACTTGTTCCTAAAAGGCATAACACTGAAGCCCATGCTCTAGTGGGAATTATGGAAGTAGGATAAAATGTGCAGAAGCACACCATCTATTTTTTTCCGTGAAGAAACATGTTCCAGAAAATAACTTCAACAATGTAGTGAAATATCACACTTGCGCTCAAGTTTATCAAAACAGATAACTTTGCCAGTTCTTTAACTCTGAAAGTGCGTGATTGTATGCTTCTAGGCTCATTAAGACAGTATGAGAGGAATTCTATGTAAAGTAGCTCTAGGTAGGCTTCTTAACttgtatttgatttttttttcttcggTGACTAAGATTTAACCGAAATTGCTGAACTTGTTGGCTTTAATTTTGTGATTCAGAAAAGGACAAACTAGAGACTGTCACTTAAGCAGCAAGAATGAAACTGACAGTAAATGTTTGGCCAGGAGGCGAATCGTGCAAAGAAGCATACAGAAGGTAGCAAGAAGGCTTCAGAGAATGTTGGAGGAAAGAACATTTGAAAGATAGAGACGTGTGAATTTAAGAAGGGAGAGTTGGACTTAAGATTGGCAAAAGCTCTGGCTTAGGTAATCATGGAAGAAATATCGCTTGTTCCTTCAATTAGGACCATTTGTCTTCAGACAAATAATCAAGTACTCAGAAATAATCTGTAGACTGTGCTAGTTAGGCTAGAAAGTGCCTGCTTGCCATTGAGATCATGGCTGGACTGTTTTCTGCGGCAAGGATCAGATACAAGGTTTCAGTGAGGTGACAAACCAATCTATTCAGGATGCGGAACCAATCTATTCAGAACGTGGAACAGGCAATTAAAGTGATATGAAACATATGATGACTCTGGAGAAACGCATGGAGCAAGTTTTACCGTCTTGTGGTATATACATTGTTTATTTAGATAATTCTGATATCTTTTATGACTTTGGTAATTGATAAAATTACAGAAAGGTAGCCACATTCATTATGCTGCTACAACTTGTTTTATTACATTAACAGTCATAAGAGATGTCAGAATTATGTAAATAAATAATTTATACCACAAGGAGGTAAAACTTGGTCCATGCGTTCCTCCAGGGGGTGGATGGATTAGTGGACAAAAAAATTacattaggggggggggggggggggactggaCTAGGTGAAAGAGTTAGCAAAGGCAGAAATAAAAGGGCCTGGCCTAGGGTTTGCCCTATGAGATAACAGCAGGAAGTCGCTTCAATCTTGAATCTTGCAATCCAGGAGCGACGGGAGGGAACGATCCCTTGGGAGATATGGTTATTTGTTCTTTCCAAATACTCCAAGCTGCCATGACGAATATCTCCATGAACAAAGGGCAGGACCACCCCTGCCTCCCGGCCCGGAGTGGACAAGGCGAAGTCTATCACCACCAGCAACCAGGAAATACGGACAAATGCCCAGCAAGCGACGCTAAATAGACGAAAATATAGGTGCTCCACTGTTTCTTCGACTGCAAGGGTGCAAAGTGCGCAATGAACATCATTCCGAACATTATAATGCCTTCTCTGAAGCATCTTTCTAGTATTAAGGCGATCAGCAAGCAAGAGCCAGGCAAAAATCTTAAGCTTCATAGTGCATTGGGATTTCCAGATCCATCCAAAGGCCCCGTCAGCCAGCAGGTTTTTGAAGAAGAATCTGTAATTTTTCAGCCCTGGTAAATGTCATTAAGCTGGAACACATCTCGCCACCAGGAGGACCCGCATGGGTCAGAAGTGTGAGAGGCATCATTACCATAGTATGTTGACCAGATCAGGTTGATCCATTGCACGTCATGCTTGTTATAGAAGCAATGGAGATGTTTGAGCAGTAGCCCCATGTTCTGTACCTTGATATCAAGATTTCCTAGGCCTCCACGATTTTTGGGGCAACACACGAGATCACAGGCAGCAAGCAAATTGGACTTCCCCCCTTGTTCGGATTTCTTGCTCCAATGACATCAGCGCCTGATTTTATCAAATTGTTCAACCAACTTGGGAGATACCTTGATGGTGCATATGGGGTATAATGCAATGGGGGTGAGGACTGAATTGAGCAACGCCAGCTTGCTACCATAGGAGAGCAAGGACAGCGATCAACCAAGAGCATCAAATCAGCAAGAGTGGCGCGTCGTCCCCATCGGAAGGCTCAGGTATGTGAACGGCGTAGTACCAACAGACCACTGGAAAATGGCAGCCAATTCCATGGTAGTCAGATCCAAAATGTTTATGGGTACCAAAAATGATTTCTGAAAGCTGACCTTGAGACTGATAGACTCAGCATAATCCAAGAGCAACTCCTTCATGAGTGTAGCCTGTCTAACGCATGCTAGCAAATACGAGTGGTAACAGGGGGCACCCTGTCGTACAGATCTACAGCAGGCAAATTGACGGCCGGGTACACCATTGAGTAATACCGAGAACTAGGAGGTCAGTGATTGGAAGATGCATTTGATCCACCAGAAACCATTTGTCGTCAAAGCCCATGTGTCGCATGATCTCAATCATTGAGTGTTCTTTTTACAACTGTGGGTTGTACAGCAAACGTGCCTAGCATGTGTGTTGTAACGTTTTAAATATTTGTGCCCAGCATTCCGAGGAAGCTGGCTATTTGCTCTTCACACTTTTAACAACAAATTAGTGAATGATGAAGTCCTTAATTAAAATATGCTGTCACAGCTTACATTTAGCCTAGCTACAGTTCCAATGATTTGTGAAATAGAGTGGCTGGCACTGAATATCATTGTTCGGCTAGGAATCCTCAGCGTTGTATTGGCGTACCTTTGGAAGATCCGGCACTGAATACCTTCTCCGTTTGCGACCTCGGGGGTTATCAACTTGTCGACCCGGCGAGCCCTTTCGTTTAGCTGCTGAAGCAATCGACATACCTAGGACAAGACACATCATCCATGGTCATGATTTCATGAATAGTGCAGACATTAACATAAAGAAAACAACAAACTAGTAGTGTTTTCAATATGTAATGTACGCTGGGTGTGCCGTCTCGAACCGTAATATTGTGTCACCATTTGGTCAGTGAGTCAGTTACTTACCAGTGCGAATTGGGGTTAGAAAAGAGATGTATAGTTTACTCAAAGAGATAAATATCTTGATATCCAGACATACAGCAGGATTATATATCCAAACAGCAGAAAGAGTAAAAATCGAGTCTTTTatgcataatactccctccgttccgatttactcgtcgtggttttagttcaaaattgaactaaaaccatgacgagtaaatcggaacggagggagtactacgtagTATGTCTGCACAAGAAACAACTTAGGCGACGCGACGGGAGGGAGGGGCAATATCCGACTTACTACGGGATTTGATTTTCCGGTGGCGCCGATCCTGCCGCATGGACATCAATCGGCTGAGCGCCATCAGACCCATGACACCCTGCTGAAGCGGGCACGAGAAATCGGGGCAGAGGTTTTGCCCCCCTCTCTCTGTCTATTTGAACCCGGCAAAGGTGACCGCCTTCCCGCCGTCCCAGGTTACAATTTCGATTTTGAATCGGACGAAGGCAATTCGCGGGAGAGGAAACCGGATCGGCGCCGCCGCGCACTATGGCAGGACTCAGCGGCGTGAACCAAACCCTATAGGCTAGCTTCGCGAGTAGGCCTTGCTGGGCCTCTACCTCGTCCTGGAAGCCCGCATTTACCAGCCCATCTAAGAGGCCCAGCGGCAATATGACTGGACCGGTATTTTGTTTCTCACAAAAAAAAACAGTGAAATCATGAGTTATTAGTTGAGGAAATAATCTTTGCAAAGGTTATCATCAAATCCTCTGATGGGGACAAGTGGCACAATGCATGTATGTCATTTGTTGTCAATAAAAACCAAGAAAACCTAAAAGATAGGGGAAAAGAAGGGAAAACCGAAACAACAAAGAATCCAACAAAAAAAACGTCCTGATGGAGAAAGCGTCCAACATGTGGTGGCGCCACCACGTGGAGTGCTCCCACACAGTGAAAATGTTCATTGCATGTCACAGATGAATGACAAATTTCTATCTTTTATTTTGAAGCATTCCGATGCCACAAAAGAAAGAggaagagagccccctccttcgtcttcttccttgacgttcccctagataggagaagggtttcccatctgATTCTTAGCGGCCATGGCTCTGAAGGACAACAATCCCCTCCGACATTGGATCTAACCTTCTCCGATAGAGTGCCAAAAAAGGACTAGATTTGTCCGCCACGGAACTGCCCGTGGCGTcaaaaaaccttcaaagaaaacAACAAGGGTTTTCGAGGTATTTATGATCCAGGGGTACAAGGGGCGGTGCAGGCGCCCACACGTCCTAGCCACCCTAGGCCCAGGGCGTGTGAGCTTGGGTGGCCACTCTGCTTGATCTTTGCCCCATCTCTTCATTCTTCGTAGAACACTTAGTTTTCAATTTCCCAAGAAATGATAGGTATTTTGAAACAATGAGTGCAGTATAGTTTTGTGATTAAATGAGAAATTCATTTATTAACCAAAAAGAGAGGCGATTAGATGGATTTATGGCCAAGATCATTAAAAGAACACTAGATTGGTCATCGATGACATCATTCTTGACAGTTTGGCCACCGCCAACAACTAACTGAACAATTAATCGCCTGAGATGGCCTTCTCCCACAATACTAAGCACGATAAAGTGCAGAAAAGAAACTATTTCAATCATttcaaaacacaagcatattttGTTGGTTGAGACAAGGCTTTGACTAACAATTACTTGCGGAGATGGTCACAAGAAACCAACAATCATCACATCGTCATAGAATCTCCAAGTCTTATTGCACTATTCAACTTGCTACGGATACAGTCCAAGGGGTGTTTAACTGAATTACACTGCTGTTTTCTTTTTAAGATATTTATTACACCATTTTGGGTTAAAAAACGGAGTTACATTGAACACCTACTCAAATGAGCAATGGCAACAACAAGCAATACATCATGGGACCGGAGTTTTAGGAGCTGTTTGGCAGTCCTCCAGCTCCCTGAAATCTGAGAATCTGTGGAGCTCCCTTTTCCCCGCTCCGTCATTTTTAGCTACAGCTCCACCAACTCCTGGAGCAGACTTGGGGAGCGGGAGAGTCTCCGAACATGCCCTTAGTTCCATCAACCTTCCACTATATACTTTGCATAGTTATGATAagttgtatttttatgatatttcTTATGATGCATAGTCGAACATAAAGAATTGACACGGTTAATAAAATGATAGGTATTTTGGAACAGTGAGTGTAGTATAGTTTTGTGACTAAATGAAAAAATCATTTCTTTTTTTTAGGCAAAGAAATTCATTTCTATTAACCCAAGAAAGAGGTGATTAGATGGATTTCTAGCCAAGATCATTAAAAGAAAACTAGATTGGTCATTGATTACATCATTCATGACATTTTGACGCCCGCCAACGACTAACTGAACAATTAATCCCCTGAGACGGCCTTCTCCCACAAC comes from Triticum aestivum cultivar Chinese Spring chromosome 5B, IWGSC CS RefSeq v2.1, whole genome shotgun sequence and encodes:
- the LOC123112361 gene encoding uncharacterized protein; its protein translation is MGLMALSRLMSMRQDRRHRKIKSRSMSIASAAKRKGSPGRQVDNPRGRKRRRYSVPDLPKDIWHDILSLLPLTDAARAGCVSQTFRSSWRCHPHLTLNSETLGLIGNACRREELGRIFTNRVDHIMKKHSGGVKTFKLHYCGSFFYSSYLNRWLEIAVTPGIEEVILSMPAGCNTVNYDFPCSVLLNGSGNSIRHLNLDRCAFHPTAGLGCLTRLQLYQVHITGDELGHLLSNSLAMEKLNLNCCDKIICLKIPSLLHRLNCLTVFRCTALEVIENKAPNVCAVHIDGALEKLAVGDLLQVKELQMLHVDESNLVHYARSRLPFIMPNLEFLSVCSAEEMFSTPLLAVKLLYLKNLQIFLDDGQLGGFSPAYDYFSLAYFLDACPVLENFILGVLQTRVKHELISAGDSSMRRIPGHQYRNMKNVSIMGFCSAKSMVELTCHILENATSLECLMLDTVYDNREDTDGCCVKGSSGECRPIGRSMITHAHKGLWAIEKYVAEKVPSTAKLNVKKLCSRCHKIK